The window GCTCCGTTGCCAAGATATTTAGAAGTAAGTTATTTAGAAGCAAAGCATTCAAAAATAAGTTTGATTTAAGATTGAAAGTAACGAGACAGTTAAAAAAGATAACGTTATTACGACAATTTAAAACGGTGAATTTCAATAGCGTATGTTTGTGGAAACAGACAATATCAATAATGATTATCGTTTGCAACTAAATTCTCATTTATTAATAAATTATTATTACTTACGTTTGTATTGGCTATCTATCCTAGAGGCGGTCTTTACTGCTTTGTTAAGATATAAGTACTTACTGTGCTAAGCTATTATCCACTGAGGATATAGGCGATAAATATTGGCTTATACAATTTGGAATATGTAATATTTAGGATGGCATCACGTGGCAGTTACCTATCAAATAAATACGGCTATTAGCCCTGAACAGTTCATCGAACTATTAAACAAGTGTAGCTTAGGCGCGCGCCGACCAATTGATAACTACTATGTAATAAAAGGCATGCTTGATAATGCGGACCTATTGATTACCGCATGGGTGGGTGAACAGGAAGATAAAGAGGCAAATAAAGAAATAAGGAGTGGCGCTCACGATGACAGCCGTATAAAAGAGCTGATAGGGGTTGCCCGCTGCGTAAGTGACTTTAGCTATTGCTGTTATTTGTCGGACTTAGCAGTAGCTGAAAATTACCAGCATCAAGGTATCGGTAAATTAATGATTAAAAAGATTGAGCAGCAATTG of the Psychrobacter sp. LV10R520-6 genome contains:
- a CDS encoding GNAT family N-acetyltransferase; the protein is MAVTYQINTAISPEQFIELLNKCSLGARRPIDNYYVIKGMLDNADLLITAWVGEQEDKEANKEIRSGAHDDSRIKELIGVARCVSDFSYCCYLSDLAVAENYQHQGIGKLMIKKIEQQLPPSCKIILLSAPQASDAVNKISYPKIGFTKHENAWVKMVN